From Rudanella lutea DSM 19387, a single genomic window includes:
- a CDS encoding ABC transporter permease: MNISIAAQIAQTHLMAKKRQTLVAMLGVTFGIAMFITMISFMQGVNQFLEDSALDASPHIRMYNEVNTQRPSLIDELKPGGFNVVHHQKPKNEQARLKNGLFIAERIERETGVQGVSPQVATQAFYNNGPIQLSGTISGVDINRENKLYKLTNRLKSGSLNALKTNPDGLIMGNVLARKLNVQLGDKVTVTTPTGNTRVLRVVGTFGFGVGTVDNTKSYANLSTVQEMLQRDPSYITDIHVKMFDPMQALPFGKRLRAMYGYYTEDWATANTAILAGEKIRNMLTFVVSITLLVVAGFGIYNIMNMTVINKIKDIAILKATGFDGRDVVAIFLLQAAFIGLTGGLLGLAIGFGLSYLLSITPFDAGDFLSLDTFPVIFAAKYYVMGLLFGVITTVLAGYFPSRKAAKVDPVAILRG, encoded by the coding sequence ATGAATATTTCCATTGCAGCCCAGATCGCGCAAACGCACCTCATGGCCAAAAAGCGGCAAACGCTCGTGGCTATGCTCGGCGTTACGTTCGGGATCGCCATGTTTATCACCATGATCTCGTTTATGCAGGGGGTCAACCAGTTTCTGGAAGACTCGGCCCTCGATGCCAGCCCGCATATTCGGATGTACAACGAGGTAAACACCCAGCGACCCAGCCTCATCGACGAACTCAAACCCGGCGGGTTCAACGTGGTGCACCATCAGAAACCCAAAAACGAACAAGCCCGGCTCAAAAACGGTCTGTTCATTGCCGAGCGCATCGAACGCGAAACGGGCGTGCAGGGCGTGTCGCCCCAAGTGGCCACGCAGGCGTTTTACAACAACGGCCCCATTCAGCTTTCGGGTACCATTTCGGGCGTGGATATTAACCGCGAAAACAAGCTATACAAGCTCACCAACCGGCTTAAGTCGGGCTCACTAAACGCCCTCAAAACCAACCCCGACGGCCTGATTATGGGCAACGTGCTGGCCCGCAAACTGAACGTTCAGCTCGGCGACAAGGTGACCGTAACCACCCCCACCGGCAATACGCGGGTGCTGCGGGTAGTGGGTACGTTTGGGTTCGGTGTGGGCACCGTCGACAACACGAAAAGCTACGCCAACCTCTCCACGGTGCAGGAAATGCTCCAGCGCGATCCAAGCTACATCACCGACATCCACGTGAAGATGTTCGACCCGATGCAGGCCCTGCCGTTTGGCAAGCGGCTCCGGGCCATGTACGGCTACTATACCGAAGACTGGGCTACGGCCAACACGGCGATTCTGGCGGGCGAAAAAATTCGGAATATGCTCACCTTCGTCGTGTCGATTACGCTCCTGGTTGTAGCGGGCTTTGGTATCTACAACATCATGAACATGACCGTGATCAACAAGATCAAGGACATCGCCATTCTGAAAGCCACTGGCTTCGACGGCCGCGATGTGGTCGCTATTTTTCTGCTTCAGGCCGCTTTTATCGGACTGACGGGTGGGTTGTTGGGGCTCGCTATTGGTTTCGGGTTGAGCTACTTACTCTCGATTACGCCCTTCGACGCCGGTGATTTTCTGAGCCTCGACACGTTTCCGGTCATTTTCGCGGCCAAGTATTACGTCATGGGGCTTCTTTTCGGGGTCATCACCACGGTGCTGGCGGGGTATTTCCCTTCACGCAAAGCAGCCAAAGTGGATCCGGTAGCCATTTTGAGGGGGTGA
- a CDS encoding efflux RND transporter periplasmic adaptor subunit, producing the protein MKPLLYLLLLTLFVGCNRGTESLSPTYRELTEAVYASGNVYPRNEYTVTADATGILEQRLVNEGDTIRQNQLLFVLESEAENARQQAAASALRQAQTNLGPNSPVLAELEAQVRNARTRLSNDSINYTRFRELYNQNATSRAELERAELNYTLARNNLRAQLNTLQRSKNQIGLDVANSRSQLVVSEVAGRNTRVRSFVNGKVYEVYKDPGEVVRIGDPLALVGSGNRLFAQLSVDESDFGRIRVGQSVLLKADVYAGKVFNARVSKVYPKLNRADQSFRVDAEFTSDTPDAYYGLTVEANIIISQRPRVLTIPKSYVIGQDSVWVEQDGKKQKIRFQKGAENFDVVEVRGGLTETSKLMRNE; encoded by the coding sequence ATGAAACCACTTCTCTACCTCCTCCTACTGACACTTTTCGTGGGCTGTAACCGCGGTACTGAAAGCCTTTCGCCCACGTACCGCGAACTGACCGAGGCCGTATACGCATCGGGCAACGTGTACCCCCGCAACGAGTACACCGTGACCGCCGACGCCACCGGCATTTTAGAGCAAAGGCTCGTAAACGAAGGCGACACCATCCGCCAGAATCAACTCCTGTTTGTGCTCGAAAGCGAGGCCGAAAACGCCCGGCAACAGGCTGCCGCCAGCGCATTGCGGCAGGCCCAGACCAACCTCGGCCCCAACTCGCCCGTACTGGCCGAGCTCGAAGCACAGGTGCGCAACGCCCGTACCCGCCTGAGCAACGACTCGATCAACTACACCCGGTTTCGGGAGTTGTACAACCAAAACGCCACCTCGCGGGCCGAACTCGAACGGGCTGAGCTGAACTACACCCTCGCCCGCAACAACCTACGGGCCCAGCTCAACACCCTGCAACGCAGCAAAAACCAGATTGGGCTCGACGTGGCCAACAGCCGCAGTCAGCTGGTGGTGTCGGAGGTGGCCGGGCGTAACACCCGCGTGCGCAGCTTCGTGAACGGCAAGGTGTATGAGGTGTATAAAGACCCCGGCGAGGTGGTACGCATCGGCGATCCGCTCGCGCTGGTGGGCAGCGGCAACCGCCTGTTTGCCCAACTGTCGGTGGATGAGAGCGATTTTGGCCGGATTCGGGTGGGTCAATCGGTATTGCTCAAGGCCGACGTGTACGCGGGTAAGGTGTTCAACGCCCGCGTGAGTAAGGTGTACCCCAAACTGAACCGCGCCGACCAGTCGTTCCGGGTCGATGCCGAGTTTACGAGCGACACCCCCGACGCGTACTACGGCCTGACAGTAGAAGCCAACATCATCATCAGCCAGCGGCCGCGGGTGCTCACCATCCCGAAATCATACGTGATCGGCCAGGATAGCGTGTGGGTGGAACAGGACGGCAAAAAACAGAAGATCCGGTTCCAGAAAGGGGCCGAAAACTTCGACGTAGTGGAAGTGCGTGGCGGACTGACGGAAACCTCTAAACTAATGCGTAATGAGTAA
- a CDS encoding TolC family protein — MHRLLYLFILLATQPVRAQTVVSTVQEALDLARRNNPELVNARQNRVVQDLQQTTARAALLPSARAFTNFDYNYALPVQLVPAEFLGGQPGDYRQLRFGLPFFLTVGAEINMPILNRAARADLGIVEQNLRLIDDQNLVLQDEVATQTARLYHAALLTRSAIGLTRRNLSVADTLVQIAQSRLDKGLIEPLELNRIRTVQLNTADVLYQNELAYTRNLAQLKLLLGLAPTDSLALTENLADRPTSTPVAATGPGSLQRPQIALRQARVELARRQLEREQLTRWPTLAAYARYSEQAQRDKLNFLNFDQRWFTIGVAGLQFNWPIYAGGARKASQTRTRLQLKLAEAELAYERNRQQTDTDDLRNSYNQAVRSLDLNRQHYDLSTQNVQIALVKYRSGLFAYDQYLNVFNEALSSQNRYLNNLSNVFINQTLLQIRGL, encoded by the coding sequence ATGCATCGGTTGCTTTACCTCTTTATCCTTTTGGCGACCCAGCCCGTACGGGCCCAGACCGTAGTCTCAACGGTACAGGAAGCGCTCGACCTGGCCCGCCGAAATAACCCTGAACTGGTCAACGCCCGCCAGAATCGGGTCGTGCAGGACCTCCAGCAAACGACAGCCCGCGCGGCCCTGCTTCCTTCGGCCCGCGCCTTCACCAATTTCGATTACAACTATGCCCTGCCTGTGCAACTCGTGCCTGCCGAGTTTTTGGGGGGCCAGCCGGGCGACTACCGGCAGCTTCGGTTTGGGCTTCCTTTTTTCCTGACCGTCGGGGCCGAAATCAACATGCCTATTCTGAACCGGGCCGCCCGCGCTGATCTGGGCATTGTGGAGCAAAACCTGCGCCTGATCGATGATCAGAACTTAGTTTTACAGGACGAAGTAGCCACCCAAACGGCCCGGCTGTACCATGCGGCCCTGCTGACGCGGTCGGCCATTGGGCTTACCCGGCGCAACCTTTCGGTAGCCGATACGCTGGTTCAGATTGCCCAAAGCCGACTCGACAAGGGGCTAATTGAACCGCTTGAACTGAACCGAATCCGAACGGTACAGCTCAACACGGCCGATGTACTGTACCAGAACGAACTGGCCTACACCCGCAACCTGGCGCAGTTGAAACTGTTATTGGGCCTCGCCCCTACCGACAGCCTCGCTCTGACCGAAAACCTGGCCGACCGGCCCACGTCGACGCCCGTAGCGGCAACCGGGCCCGGCTCGCTGCAACGCCCGCAAATCGCGCTGCGGCAGGCCCGCGTTGAGCTGGCCCGGCGGCAGTTGGAACGCGAGCAGCTGACACGTTGGCCAACACTGGCAGCTTACGCCCGGTACTCCGAGCAGGCACAACGCGACAAGCTGAACTTTCTGAATTTCGACCAGCGCTGGTTTACCATCGGCGTGGCTGGCCTGCAATTCAACTGGCCTATTTACGCGGGCGGAGCCCGTAAGGCCAGCCAGACCCGCACCCGCCTGCAACTGAAACTGGCCGAGGCTGAACTCGCCTACGAACGCAACCGCCAGCAAACCGATACCGATGACCTCCGTAACAGCTACAATCAGGCCGTGCGCTCGCTGGATCTGAACCGCCAACACTACGACCTCAGCACCCAAAATGTGCAGATTGCGCTGGTCAAATACCGCTCAGGCCTGTTTGCTTACGACCAATATCTCAACGTGTTCAACGAGGCTCTTTCGTCGCAAAACCGGTACCTGAACAACCTCTCAAACGTATTTATTAACCAGACCCTTTTGCAGATTCGGGGGCTATAA
- a CDS encoding CsbD family protein, whose product MNETTLKGGWNELKGKIKQAYGDLTDDDLTYAEGKEDEMWGRLQQKTGKTKDEIHKAVADL is encoded by the coding sequence ATGAATGAGACAACACTCAAAGGTGGCTGGAACGAGCTGAAAGGAAAAATCAAACAAGCCTATGGCGATTTGACCGATGACGATCTCACCTATGCCGAAGGCAAAGAAGACGAAATGTGGGGCCGACTCCAGCAGAAAACGGGTAAAACCAAAGACGAAATCCACAAAGCAGTTGCGGATTTATAA
- a CDS encoding M1 family aminopeptidase: MRALLTYLLLLAPWLVSAQTDTARSAFYQTRFGPYNPSRTLACDLLHTDLDLRFDWTKQQATGTATLWLKPWFYPQDSVAIDAKGFLIGSVTLIDTNRTKPTTTPLPYVYTDGRVLRVKLPRTYTRAEPFAIRITYTARPNAARPNELPKTERGSAGATSDDKGLYFINPDGKQAGVPRQIWTQGETEANSCWFPTIDTPNEKMTQDFRLTVESRYRTLSNGRLVSQTHNPDGTRTDRWVQTLPHAPYLAMVGVGEFAYVRDSLPPTADRKGLEVSYYVEPAYEKNARQIFGRTPAMIRFFEQAFGVPYVWHKYSQMVVRDFVSGAMENTTATVHNEAVQMDARQMVDENSDAVIAHELAHHWFGDLVTCESWANLPLNEAFATYAEYLWFEHAKGPDEAELHRQSDLFQYLSEAETKQEPLIRYRHADREDMFDAHSYQKGGLVLHLLHKVVGDEAFFASLKRYLNAHRFGTAEVADLREAFEAVTGQDLNWFFEQWFLAPGHAVVRVEQQYTPGRLTLQVRQRQDSLSIPGFVSAYRVPVLIDVWVKGKRTRYEAWLNQTEQTIILPVAEQPELVLFDADYRLVGTVEHTRSRAEWLFQYTHADTFRARVESLTRLLEPGALTHTDVVQALIKALDDPFWKIRQMAVSGLANYTGDAVSVVESRLRQLASRDPKSAVRTEALATLSTLRNPANSVVFRQALADSSYTVVSVALVSYLKGKPADADAIVAQFANERNGSVLAAVADYYAEAADPRRYDWFTQSIGKIRPTERYEFLLAFGKYLLLSSQSIQKKSLPTLEAIARNDASPYARFGAYQALGLLLDLPGVSQLRADIRTAEKDPQLRAIYKQMGE, encoded by the coding sequence TTGCGCGCACTTCTCACCTATCTGCTGCTGTTGGCTCCCTGGCTTGTTTCGGCTCAGACCGATACAGCCCGTTCGGCCTTTTACCAGACCCGGTTCGGACCCTACAACCCCAGCCGAACGTTAGCCTGCGACCTGCTCCATACCGACCTCGACCTTCGTTTCGACTGGACGAAGCAACAGGCAACGGGCACCGCTACACTCTGGCTCAAACCGTGGTTTTATCCGCAGGACTCGGTAGCCATCGACGCCAAAGGGTTCCTGATCGGCAGTGTTACGCTGATTGATACCAATCGGACCAAACCCACCACAACGCCCCTCCCCTACGTGTACACCGATGGGCGCGTGCTCCGGGTGAAACTGCCTCGAACCTATACCCGCGCCGAACCGTTTGCGATTCGAATTACGTACACGGCCCGACCGAACGCGGCCCGACCGAACGAACTGCCTAAAACCGAACGCGGTTCGGCCGGGGCTACCTCCGACGATAAGGGGCTGTATTTTATCAACCCCGATGGCAAACAGGCTGGCGTGCCGCGTCAGATCTGGACGCAGGGCGAAACCGAGGCTAATTCGTGCTGGTTTCCGACAATCGACACGCCCAACGAGAAAATGACGCAGGATTTCCGGCTGACGGTCGAGAGTCGCTACCGGACCCTGTCGAACGGGCGACTCGTTTCACAAACCCACAACCCCGACGGCACCCGCACCGACCGTTGGGTACAAACGCTGCCCCACGCGCCCTATCTGGCCATGGTGGGTGTGGGCGAGTTTGCCTACGTCCGCGATTCCCTCCCCCCTACTGCCGACCGCAAAGGGCTGGAAGTGAGCTATTACGTAGAACCGGCCTACGAGAAAAACGCCCGACAGATTTTTGGCCGTACCCCGGCCATGATCCGCTTCTTTGAACAAGCGTTTGGCGTACCGTACGTATGGCATAAGTACAGTCAGATGGTGGTGCGCGATTTTGTGAGCGGGGCCATGGAAAACACCACCGCCACCGTACATAACGAAGCAGTACAGATGGACGCCCGGCAGATGGTCGATGAAAACTCGGATGCCGTGATCGCGCACGAACTGGCGCACCACTGGTTTGGTGATCTGGTCACCTGCGAATCGTGGGCCAACCTGCCCCTCAACGAAGCCTTTGCGACCTACGCCGAGTACCTCTGGTTCGAACACGCCAAAGGCCCCGACGAGGCTGAGCTGCACCGGCAGTCCGATTTATTCCAGTACCTGTCGGAAGCCGAAACCAAGCAGGAACCCCTCATCCGCTACCGCCATGCCGACCGGGAAGATATGTTCGACGCCCACTCGTACCAGAAAGGAGGGCTTGTGCTGCATCTGCTCCATAAGGTAGTGGGCGACGAGGCTTTTTTCGCGTCCCTAAAACGGTATCTGAACGCGCACCGCTTCGGCACGGCCGAGGTGGCCGACCTCCGCGAAGCCTTTGAAGCCGTGACCGGGCAAGACCTCAACTGGTTTTTTGAGCAGTGGTTTCTGGCGCCGGGTCATGCCGTAGTGCGGGTAGAGCAGCAGTACACACCCGGCCGGCTTACGTTGCAGGTTCGGCAGCGGCAAGACAGCCTGAGCATTCCCGGCTTTGTGTCGGCCTACCGGGTGCCGGTGCTGATTGATGTTTGGGTGAAAGGCAAGCGCACCCGCTACGAAGCGTGGCTTAACCAGACCGAGCAAACCATTATCCTACCCGTTGCCGAACAACCTGAATTGGTTTTGTTCGACGCCGACTACCGGCTCGTGGGTACGGTTGAGCATACGCGGTCGCGGGCCGAGTGGCTTTTTCAGTACACACATGCCGATACGTTTCGGGCGCGGGTCGAGAGCCTGACCCGGCTCCTCGAACCGGGTGCCCTCACTCATACGGATGTTGTACAGGCGCTCATAAAAGCCCTCGATGATCCGTTCTGGAAAATCAGGCAGATGGCCGTCAGTGGATTAGCCAATTACACCGGCGATGCCGTGTCAGTAGTGGAGAGTCGCCTGCGTCAGTTAGCGAGCCGCGACCCCAAATCAGCCGTGCGGACCGAGGCACTCGCTACCCTCTCGACCCTGCGTAACCCGGCCAACAGTGTGGTGTTCAGGCAGGCCCTCGCCGATTCGTCGTACACGGTGGTGTCTGTGGCTCTGGTGAGCTACCTGAAAGGCAAACCGGCCGATGCCGACGCGATTGTGGCTCAGTTTGCCAACGAACGGAACGGCTCGGTACTGGCTGCCGTAGCCGATTACTACGCCGAAGCCGCCGACCCGCGCCGGTACGACTGGTTTACGCAGTCGATTGGCAAGATTCGCCCGACGGAGCGGTACGAGTTTTTGCTGGCCTTCGGCAAATACCTGTTGTTGTCGAGCCAGTCGATTCAGAAGAAATCCCTGCCCACGCTGGAGGCCATTGCCCGCAACGATGCCAGCCCGTACGCCCGGTTTGGGGCGTATCAGGCACTGGGCCTCCTTCTCGATTTGCCGGGTGTGTCGCAACTCCGGGCCGACATCCGTACCGCCGAAAAAGACCCCCAACTCCGGGCCATTTATAAGCAGATGGGGGAATGA
- a CDS encoding helix-turn-helix domain-containing protein, with product MLPVYQLQSFPRHHPDAPFYMTRLERLVQEVHGIEKPHGHTFYLVMWISQGSGTHTIDFRTYEVAPRQLYFLTPGQIHSWALSADARGYNLFFEASFFKGRFGNRLHQYPFYHSHQHQPLLSDIPESDLFQNVFDYAFDEYEGGQPHRPDVFLSFVHILLEKASRLYREQQPGVDTQLYDRLRQYEELLEKQFLTVREVRQYADQMNLSPNYLNHICRQIVGKTASQLWQERLLIEAQRLLTHTAESIKEIAFGLGFDDPSYFVRFFRKMTGRTPADFREAGGDR from the coding sequence ATGTTACCCGTATACCAACTTCAGTCGTTCCCCCGGCACCACCCCGATGCTCCGTTTTACATGACCCGGCTCGAACGGCTGGTGCAGGAAGTACATGGGATTGAGAAGCCCCACGGCCACACGTTTTATCTGGTGATGTGGATCAGTCAGGGCAGTGGTACGCATACGATCGACTTCCGAACGTACGAGGTGGCCCCCCGGCAGTTGTATTTTCTGACACCGGGCCAGATTCACAGTTGGGCCCTCTCGGCCGATGCGCGTGGCTACAACCTGTTTTTTGAGGCCAGTTTTTTCAAGGGTCGGTTTGGTAACCGGCTGCATCAGTACCCCTTTTACCACTCGCATCAGCACCAGCCTCTCCTGTCCGATATCCCGGAGTCCGATCTGTTTCAGAACGTGTTCGATTATGCCTTCGACGAGTACGAGGGCGGGCAACCGCACCGCCCGGATGTGTTTTTGTCGTTTGTACACATTCTGCTCGAAAAAGCCAGTCGGCTCTACCGGGAGCAGCAACCGGGCGTGGATACCCAACTGTACGACAGGCTCCGACAGTACGAAGAATTGCTGGAAAAACAGTTTCTGACCGTTCGTGAAGTGCGTCAGTACGCTGATCAGATGAACCTCTCGCCCAACTACCTCAACCATATCTGCCGTCAGATTGTGGGCAAAACGGCCAGTCAGTTGTGGCAGGAACGGCTGCTGATTGAGGCTCAGCGGTTGCTCACCCACACGGCCGAATCGATCAAGGAAATTGCATTCGGGCTTGGTTTCGACGACCCATCGTACTTTGTGCGATTCTTTCGGAAAATGACCGGTCGCACCCCGGCCGACTTCCGGGAAGCGGGCGGAGATCGTTGA
- a CDS encoding DUF983 domain-containing protein: protein MHERCPHCHENLTPEPGFYWGSMFVSYAFYTAYALITFWILVTGLNLDLDYYLVGLIPTLLLLTPYFFRLARRTWLAIFIKPRPHSA from the coding sequence ATGCACGAGCGTTGTCCGCATTGCCACGAGAACCTCACGCCCGAACCGGGCTTTTACTGGGGTTCCATGTTTGTGAGTTATGCGTTCTACACCGCTTACGCCCTCATCACGTTCTGGATACTCGTAACGGGCCTGAACCTCGATCTGGATTACTACCTTGTTGGGCTTATTCCAACACTTCTGCTGCTAACCCCCTACTTTTTTCGACTGGCGCGCCGTACCTGGCTGGCTATTTTCATTAAGCCCCGGCCCCACTCGGCCTAA
- a CDS encoding NIPSNAP family protein, with amino-acid sequence MLRFTTFVALFLLTALTVTARPSAARPDRNGEPTAKPSDRLYEIRIYYPTPGKYAEIVDRFRQYTTKLFEKHGMENIGYWTPTDTTNKQLVYILAYPDKAARDASWKAFGSDPAWKEVVAKTEARGKLVAKVDQIFMKETDFSPKVSVKAKSPARTFEMRTYTAAPGKMPNLLDRFRNHTLKLFKKHGMTNVAYFLTTEPTAPDANGQPRLVYFLAHEREAAGKASFDAFRKDPKWLKAKGDSEKDGPITSKVESLYLVPTDYSPMK; translated from the coding sequence ATGCTTCGTTTTACCACTTTCGTTGCGTTGTTTTTACTTACTGCTCTGACGGTTACGGCCCGACCGAGCGCGGCCCGACCCGACCGCAATGGTGAGCCAACCGCTAAACCCTCCGACCGACTGTACGAAATTCGGATCTACTACCCAACACCGGGTAAGTACGCCGAAATTGTGGACCGGTTTCGGCAGTACACCACCAAGCTGTTTGAAAAACACGGCATGGAAAATATCGGCTACTGGACCCCTACCGATACCACCAACAAGCAGCTGGTGTATATTCTGGCCTACCCCGATAAGGCCGCCCGCGATGCTTCGTGGAAGGCTTTCGGCAGCGACCCCGCCTGGAAAGAGGTAGTCGCCAAAACCGAAGCCAGAGGTAAACTCGTGGCTAAAGTCGACCAGATTTTCATGAAAGAAACCGACTTCTCGCCCAAGGTAAGCGTAAAGGCCAAGTCGCCCGCACGGACCTTTGAGATGCGTACGTACACAGCCGCGCCCGGCAAAATGCCCAACTTGCTCGACCGGTTTCGCAACCACACGCTGAAGCTTTTCAAGAAGCACGGCATGACCAACGTGGCTTACTTTCTGACAACAGAGCCCACCGCTCCCGATGCCAACGGGCAACCCCGGCTCGTGTATTTCCTAGCCCACGAGAGAGAAGCCGCCGGTAAAGCCTCGTTCGACGCGTTCCGGAAAGACCCCAAGTGGCTAAAGGCGAAAGGCGATTCGGAGAAGGATGGCCCAATCACGAGCAAAGTTGAGTCGCTGTATCTCGTTCCGACCGATTACTCGCCCATGAAGTAA